A region of bacterium DNA encodes the following proteins:
- a CDS encoding fumarylacetoacetate hydrolase family protein: MRLITFAARGETTLGVEEGEWAIDLARAGRAYVRARGHSREVAGGCALLPPSMTPFLGGGDEAIAIASEVVAHIREALGTPREVARLQQEGIVWNLADIQRCPPVPAPPKILCVGRNYAEHAREGGSEPPEFPIFFGRFPHSLLAPGAPYVLPRVSPQVDFEGELVAVIGTGGRDIPEARALDHVAGYTIFNDLSIRDFQRRTSQWMLGKNFDRSGPLGPALVTRDEIPDPQALSLTVDVSGERMQEAHTGMMIFSVAHLIAYVSGALSLEPGDLIATGTPGGVGFARKPPRWLRAGDTVRVAITGLGALETPIVAAPPE, from the coding sequence ATGCGGCTCATCACATTTGCGGCGCGAGGCGAGACGACGTTGGGGGTAGAGGAGGGAGAGTGGGCAATCGACCTCGCCCGCGCCGGACGGGCGTACGTTCGTGCCCGCGGCCACTCGCGCGAGGTCGCGGGGGGGTGCGCCCTGCTCCCGCCGTCGATGACGCCCTTCCTCGGCGGTGGGGACGAGGCGATCGCGATCGCCTCGGAGGTCGTCGCGCACATTCGCGAAGCGCTGGGGACCCCACGCGAGGTCGCGCGGCTTCAGCAGGAGGGGATCGTGTGGAACCTGGCGGACATCCAGCGATGCCCCCCGGTGCCCGCCCCTCCCAAGATCCTTTGCGTCGGCCGCAACTACGCCGAGCATGCGCGCGAAGGCGGCAGCGAACCGCCGGAGTTCCCCATCTTCTTCGGCCGGTTCCCCCACAGCCTCCTCGCGCCGGGGGCACCGTATGTCCTGCCGCGGGTCAGCCCGCAGGTCGATTTCGAGGGTGAGCTCGTTGCCGTGATCGGCACCGGCGGTCGCGATATCCCCGAGGCGCGAGCGCTCGACCACGTGGCCGGCTACACGATCTTCAACGATCTCTCCATCAGGGATTTCCAGCGGCGGACCTCACAGTGGATGCTCGGCAAGAACTTCGATCGCAGCGGGCCGCTCGGCCCGGCGCTGGTCACCCGCGACGAGATCCCGGATCCCCAGGCCCTCTCGCTCACCGTCGATGTGAGCGGCGAACGGATGCAGGAGGCGCACACCGGGATGATGATCTTCTCCGTCGCCCACCTGATCGCGTACGTCTCCGGCGCGCTGAGCCTGGAGCCGGGCGACCTGATCGCCACGGGCACCCCCGGTGGGGTCGGGTTTGCCCGGAAGCCCCCGCGCTGGCTCCGCGCCGGCGACACGGTCCGCGTCGCGATCACCGGACTCGGCGCGCTCGAGACCCCGATCGTCGCGGCGCCACCCGAGTGA
- a CDS encoding extracellular solute-binding protein, with translation MNAHELVRDPAVERLVASAKRGRLSRRAAIGRLALLGLSVPAASAAVRALSPTPAAAAAQSFKGQTLVVTSYGGTWQDFMLNEHIPQFEAETGAKVELAIGLAKDWFAKMQAAGKDRPPYDVFVTNETYLAQLRAEGYFAPLPPDQVPNLKFVPKALRQPNDVGVLGLVGALGITYRTDMVQDAPTSWFDLGKYGTKTTIFNIGNSGEPQHVMKMAQVLTGSYKNWKPAIDWIAKHLCAARQVDFSGTEQTMLTQGETSVGLIDAPDWSFLKAKGLPVAWVLPKEGYCGMFEQDMNVCAGSKVKELGYAFINYWLSAPVQKKWAEKFYWTPANTQVNISPDAAKLIPVTPAQLGKIPRWDYVWLNSSGAREGMADAWNHQVGGHC, from the coding sequence ATGAACGCGCATGAACTGGTCCGGGATCCCGCGGTGGAGAGGCTCGTCGCCTCGGCGAAGCGCGGACGGCTCAGCCGCCGTGCCGCGATCGGTCGGTTGGCCCTGCTCGGCCTGAGCGTGCCGGCGGCGTCCGCGGCGGTCCGCGCCCTGAGCCCGACGCCCGCTGCGGCCGCGGCCCAGAGTTTCAAGGGACAAACGCTCGTCGTCACCAGCTACGGGGGGACGTGGCAGGATTTCATGTTGAACGAGCACATCCCGCAGTTCGAGGCGGAGACGGGGGCCAAGGTCGAACTGGCGATTGGGCTCGCCAAGGACTGGTTTGCGAAGATGCAGGCGGCCGGCAAGGACCGCCCCCCGTACGACGTGTTTGTCACGAACGAGACCTACCTGGCGCAGTTGCGGGCGGAAGGGTATTTCGCCCCGCTGCCGCCGGACCAGGTGCCCAACCTGAAGTTCGTCCCCAAAGCGCTGCGCCAACCGAACGACGTGGGAGTGTTGGGCCTGGTCGGGGCGCTGGGGATCACGTACCGGACCGACATGGTGCAGGATGCACCAACCTCGTGGTTCGACCTCGGCAAGTACGGAACCAAAACGACGATCTTCAACATCGGGAACTCCGGTGAGCCCCAGCACGTGATGAAGATGGCTCAGGTGTTGACCGGCAGCTACAAGAACTGGAAGCCGGCGATCGACTGGATCGCCAAGCACCTCTGCGCGGCCCGGCAGGTTGACTTCAGCGGCACAGAGCAGACGATGTTGACCCAGGGCGAAACGTCCGTCGGCCTGATCGATGCGCCCGATTGGTCCTTCTTAAAGGCGAAGGGGCTACCCGTGGCCTGGGTCCTGCCCAAGGAAGGCTACTGCGGGATGTTCGAGCAGGACATGAACGTCTGCGCGGGGAGCAAGGTGAAGGAGCTCGGCTACGCCTTCATCAACTACTGGCTCAGCGCGCCCGTGCAGAAGAAGTGGGCGGAGAAGTTCTACTGGACCCCGGCCAACACGCAGGTGAACATCAGCCCCGACGCGGCCAAGCTGATCCCGGTGACGCCGGCCCAGCTCGGCAAGATCCCGCGTTGGGACTACGTGTGGCTGAACAGTTCGGGGGCACGGGAGGGGATGGCGGACGCCTGGAACCACCAGGTCGGCGGGCACTGCTAG
- the tadA gene encoding tRNA adenosine(34) deaminase TadA — translation MGEALTEAEAAARLSDVPIGAVVVREGRVIARGRNRREVLRDPTAHAELNAVRQAAKILGGWRLLGCTLYVTLEPCVMCAGALVQARLPRLVYGAPDPKAGGAGSVVDLLRDSRFNHAVEVFGGVREAECGALLRGFFAALRR, via the coding sequence ATGGGCGAGGCCCTCACCGAGGCCGAGGCCGCCGCGCGCCTCAGCGATGTTCCGATCGGAGCGGTCGTCGTGCGGGAAGGGCGGGTGATCGCCCGCGGCCGCAACCGCCGCGAGGTACTGCGGGATCCCACCGCACATGCCGAACTCAACGCCGTGCGCCAGGCCGCGAAGATCCTAGGCGGATGGCGATTGCTGGGGTGCACGCTGTACGTCACACTCGAGCCCTGCGTGATGTGCGCCGGGGCGCTCGTGCAGGCCCGACTGCCTCGCCTCGTCTACGGCGCCCCCGATCCGAAGGCCGGGGGAGCCGGCAGCGTCGTTGACCTCTTGCGCGATTCCCGGTTCAACCATGCCGTGGAAGTGTTCGGGGGCGTGCGTGAGGCGGAGTGCGGCGCGCTGCTCCGCGGGTTCTTCGCCGCGCTGCGGCGCTGA
- a CDS encoding ATP-dependent 6-phosphofructokinase has protein sequence MKRIAVLTGGGDVPGLNPAIRAVVRRAGEAGLEVLGVRDGWQGLIADDTVPLSRDAVSGILPKGGTILGTSRTNPLKVADGVSRIKATTARHGIDAVVAIGGDDTLGAAAHLTRAAIAIVGIPKTMDNDVWGTDATIGFDTAVNTVMEAIDRVHSTTESHHRIMVVEVMGRDAGWVAALGGLAGGADVILVPEAPFDIDEICATLRRRHGTGRRFSIVVAAEGATPKGGGSQQTVQGTQVDAFGHPQLGGIGAALAGEIGRRLKIETRSTALGHVQRGGSPSAFDRVLATRFGIAAVEALAAGRTGVMVALRGPAIVTVPLDEVIKGTRTLDPAIAAMIRLFW, from the coding sequence GTGAAACGAATCGCTGTACTCACCGGCGGCGGGGATGTCCCCGGTCTCAACCCCGCCATCCGGGCCGTCGTCAGGCGGGCCGGAGAGGCGGGGCTTGAGGTCCTGGGCGTGCGCGACGGCTGGCAGGGCCTGATCGCGGACGACACGGTCCCGCTCTCGCGCGATGCGGTCTCCGGGATCCTGCCCAAGGGTGGGACGATCTTGGGAACGTCTCGGACCAACCCGCTCAAGGTCGCCGATGGTGTCTCCCGGATCAAGGCGACGACCGCCCGACACGGGATCGACGCGGTCGTGGCGATCGGGGGGGACGATACCCTGGGGGCGGCGGCGCATCTGACGCGCGCGGCGATCGCGATCGTCGGGATTCCGAAGACGATGGACAACGATGTGTGGGGGACCGACGCGACGATCGGGTTCGACACCGCCGTGAATACGGTCATGGAAGCGATCGACCGGGTGCACTCGACGACCGAATCGCATCACCGCATCATGGTCGTGGAGGTGATGGGACGGGACGCCGGGTGGGTAGCGGCCCTGGGGGGATTGGCCGGCGGCGCGGACGTGATCCTTGTCCCCGAGGCCCCGTTTGACATCGATGAGATCTGCGCAACGCTCCGGCGCCGCCACGGCACGGGCAGGCGGTTCAGCATCGTCGTCGCCGCCGAAGGCGCCACCCCCAAAGGGGGCGGAAGCCAGCAGACGGTGCAGGGGACACAGGTCGATGCCTTCGGCCACCCGCAGCTCGGGGGGATCGGCGCCGCCCTCGCCGGCGAGATCGGGCGGCGTCTGAAGATCGAGACGCGGTCAACCGCGCTCGGTCACGTCCAACGCGGGGGCTCGCCCTCGGCGTTCGACCGCGTACTCGCCACGCGGTTCGGCATCGCGGCCGTCGAGGCGCTCGCCGCGGGCCGGACCGGGGTGATGGTGGCCCTCCGGGGTCCCGCGATCGTCACGGTCCCTCTGGATGAGGTGATCAAGGGAACCCGCACCCTTGACCCTGCCATCGCCGCGATGATCCGCCTGTTCTGGTAA
- a CDS encoding ABC transporter permease codes for MTRRSRLFLRHRLGVVGALLAVLLLLVALGAPWLAREDPLGMRMTETLEPPSAQHWFGTDQFGRDVWARVVYGARLSFTVGCVSMLLATAVGMPLGAAAGYLGGAADAVTMRLMDAILAFPAILLAIGLVAALGPGTGSGIIAIGIVYIPVLARVTRGAVLARRGEEYVDAARAIGETDWGILRRHVLPNSIAPILIQGTVGFASAVVIEAGLSFLGAGTPPPTPSWGSMLNEARQFMVVAPHVAIFPGAAISLAVLGFNLLGDGLRDVLDPRLDA; via the coding sequence GTGACCCGCCGGTCCCGGCTCTTTTTGCGGCACCGGCTCGGGGTCGTGGGGGCCCTCCTCGCCGTGCTGCTGCTCCTCGTTGCGCTCGGCGCCCCGTGGCTGGCGCGCGAAGACCCCCTCGGGATGCGCATGACGGAAACGCTCGAACCTCCCTCGGCTCAGCACTGGTTCGGCACCGATCAGTTCGGTCGCGACGTCTGGGCGCGGGTCGTCTACGGCGCCCGCCTGTCGTTCACCGTCGGCTGCGTGTCGATGCTCCTTGCCACCGCGGTGGGGATGCCGCTCGGGGCGGCGGCGGGGTACCTCGGCGGCGCCGCGGACGCCGTGACGATGCGCCTCATGGATGCCATCCTCGCGTTCCCGGCGATCTTGCTCGCGATCGGACTGGTCGCCGCGCTGGGCCCGGGCACCGGCAGCGGGATCATCGCGATCGGCATCGTCTACATCCCCGTCCTGGCCCGGGTGACGCGGGGGGCGGTGCTGGCGCGGCGCGGGGAGGAATACGTGGATGCCGCCCGAGCCATCGGCGAGACCGACTGGGGAATCCTTCGCCGACACGTGCTTCCGAACTCGATCGCGCCGATTCTGATCCAGGGCACGGTCGGCTTCGCCAGCGCCGTCGTGATCGAGGCGGGCCTCTCGTTCCTGGGAGCCGGCACGCCGCCCCCGACGCCGAGCTGGGGCAGCATGCTCAACGAGGCCCGGCAGTTCATGGTCGTGGCCCCTCACGTGGCGATCTTCCCGGGGGCGGCGATCTCGCTGGCGGTGCTGGGGTTCAACCTGCTCGGCGACGGGCTACGCGACGTGCTGGATCCGCGGCTCGACGCCTAA
- a CDS encoding Fur family transcriptional regulator, producing the protein MVIKKDSIQTKSPAWTALHDRLAGRGGRLTPQRMAIYEAVVGRTSHPSVAAVHQEVRRRFPGLSAATVYSALDLFARLGFIQEVSGAVRRYDGRAGTHVNLVCQRCGRITDVPDVELEAVQHRAASRARFLVAAVRFELHGFCPGCQRSTRRGRGRDARS; encoded by the coding sequence ATGGTTATAAAGAAGGATTCGATTCAGACGAAATCGCCCGCCTGGACCGCTCTCCACGACCGGCTCGCCGGCCGGGGGGGGCGGCTGACGCCCCAGCGCATGGCGATTTACGAGGCGGTCGTGGGGCGAACCAGCCATCCGAGCGTGGCGGCGGTCCACCAGGAGGTTCGACGGCGGTTCCCCGGACTCAGCGCGGCCACGGTGTACAGCGCACTGGACCTATTCGCGCGCCTCGGGTTTATCCAGGAGGTGAGCGGCGCCGTCCGCCGCTATGATGGGCGGGCGGGCACGCACGTCAATTTGGTCTGCCAGCGGTGCGGCCGGATCACCGACGTACCCGATGTGGAGCTTGAAGCGGTGCAGCATCGAGCGGCGTCGCGGGCGAGATTCTTGGTGGCCGCGGTGCGGTTTGAGCTGCACGGTTTCTGCCCCGGCTGCCAGCGATCGACGCGGCGCGGAAGGGGGCGTGATGCCCGGTCCTGA
- a CDS encoding ABC transporter permease, whose protein sequence is MPAAAPGPAGASPGGRISGQALLILPALGLMLVFFVAPYLNLLLISVFTPSHQAPYLRVFTLANYGHIVHDPFTWQVVWRSLWLGVVTTGLSVVLAYPLAYHLARTPRRMKGLFMILVISPLLVGVLIRTYGWMILLQDTGLINQLLHAVGMRRAPLMYNQTGVLIGLVHVFIPFMVLSLAGSIQGIDPELELEARSLGAGAWRTFWRVTFPLSLPGLAAGTILVFVLAISSYVIPSLLGGFTVITVPILVVRTITELFNWPGGSAFALLFFVITMLLVWCYIRLIGRVTRPVT, encoded by the coding sequence ATGCCCGCTGCGGCGCCCGGTCCGGCAGGAGCGTCCCCGGGCGGCCGGATCTCGGGCCAGGCCCTGCTGATCCTCCCGGCGCTCGGGCTGATGCTGGTGTTCTTCGTCGCCCCCTACCTCAATCTGCTCCTGATCAGCGTGTTCACGCCGAGCCATCAGGCACCTTACCTGCGCGTGTTCACCCTCGCCAACTACGGCCACATCGTGCACGATCCGTTTACCTGGCAGGTCGTCTGGCGCAGCCTCTGGTTGGGGGTGGTGACCACGGGGCTGAGCGTAGTGCTGGCCTATCCGCTGGCCTACCATCTCGCCCGGACGCCGCGCCGGATGAAGGGGCTCTTCATGATTCTGGTGATTTCCCCGCTCCTCGTCGGGGTGCTGATCCGCACCTACGGCTGGATGATCTTGCTGCAGGACACCGGCCTGATCAACCAACTGCTCCACGCGGTGGGGATGCGGCGGGCCCCGCTGATGTACAATCAGACCGGCGTCCTGATCGGCTTGGTCCACGTGTTCATCCCGTTCATGGTGCTCTCGCTGGCGGGATCGATCCAGGGGATCGACCCCGAACTCGAGCTGGAGGCACGCTCGCTCGGCGCGGGTGCCTGGCGCACGTTTTGGCGGGTGACGTTCCCGCTCAGCCTGCCCGGGCTGGCGGCCGGGACGATCCTGGTCTTCGTGCTCGCGATTAGTTCCTATGTCATCCCGTCGCTGCTCGGCGGATTTACCGTGATCACGGTCCCCATCCTGGTCGTCCGCACCATCACCGAGCTCTTCAACTGGCCCGGCGGCAGCGCATT
- a CDS encoding ABC transporter ATP-binding protein: MAEISLRGLTKRFGNVVAVNELTLTFASGELVALLGPSGCGKTTTLRMIAGFETPSHGRVLLGDRDVTEAPPEKRSCGMVFQNYALFPHLTVHQNIAFGLEMQGVRRADIDRMVAEILDKVGLGGLGKRYPRQLSGGQQQRTALARALVINPSVLLLDEPLANLDAKLREEMRFYIRSLQREFHITTLYVTHDQSEALVLADRVAVLMDGVLQQFDAPEIVYRRPRTARVASFIGLTNLIPGRVAARAGDDVVLETSIGRLRARGPEDLGGGMEAVLSIRPENIELGRREAAVAGDGVNRLRGIIRERIFLGSFFDYRVDVGAGTLLRVQGGVHAVHQMADEVTVAFDASSGWTLPGGRG; this comes from the coding sequence ATGGCGGAGATCAGTCTTCGAGGGCTCACCAAGCGCTTTGGCAATGTTGTGGCCGTCAATGAACTGACGCTGACGTTCGCCTCCGGCGAGCTGGTGGCCCTGCTCGGCCCGTCGGGTTGCGGGAAGACCACCACGCTTCGGATGATCGCCGGGTTTGAGACGCCCTCCCACGGGCGGGTCCTCCTGGGCGATCGGGACGTCACCGAAGCCCCTCCCGAGAAGCGCAGCTGCGGGATGGTGTTTCAGAACTACGCCCTCTTTCCACACCTGACGGTCCACCAGAACATCGCCTTCGGCCTGGAGATGCAGGGCGTCCGGCGTGCCGACATCGACCGCATGGTCGCGGAGATCCTCGACAAGGTCGGTCTGGGGGGCCTGGGGAAGCGCTACCCGCGTCAGCTGTCCGGGGGCCAGCAGCAGCGCACCGCCCTGGCCCGCGCCCTCGTGATCAACCCCAGCGTCCTGCTGCTGGACGAGCCCTTGGCCAATCTGGATGCCAAGCTGCGCGAGGAAATGCGTTTCTACATCAGATCTCTTCAGCGAGAATTTCACATCACCACCCTGTACGTGACGCACGATCAGTCGGAGGCGCTGGTGCTGGCGGACCGCGTCGCGGTGCTGATGGACGGGGTCCTCCAGCAGTTTGACGCGCCGGAGATCGTCTACCGACGTCCGCGCACGGCTCGGGTGGCGTCCTTCATCGGGCTGACCAACCTGATCCCGGGGCGGGTGGCGGCGCGCGCGGGCGACGACGTCGTGCTGGAGACGAGCATCGGCCGGCTGCGGGCGCGGGGGCCGGAGGACCTCGGCGGCGGCATGGAGGCGGTGCTGAGCATCCGGCCCGAGAACATCGAGCTCGGCCGGCGGGAGGCGGCGGTGGCGGGCGACGGCGTCAACCGCCTCCGGGGGATCATCCGCGAGCGCATCTTCCTGGGCAGCTTCTTCGACTACCGCGTGGACGTCGGCGCGGGGACCTTGCTCCGCGTGCAGGGTGGCGTCCATGCCGTGCACCAAATGGCCGATGAGGTCACCGTGGCCTTCGATGCGTCTTCCGGGTGGACCCTCCCCGGGGGGCGGGGGTAG
- a CDS encoding class I SAM-dependent methyltransferase, whose translation MTDLESIKRRQQQAWAAGDFSIIATQQLIVGELLCEAVDIHPGQRVLDVATGSGNTALAAARRGGEVTGIDFVPALLERGRERAVAERLTITFQEGTAEALVFPDAAFDTVLSTFGAMFAPEQEKVARELLRVCRPGGKIGMANWTPDGLIGQVFQTRAQFVPASPGIRPPTLWGTMERLRELFGGDVVSLQVTERSTRIRHRSVERWAEFNRKYLGPMATAFDALAPSGQEALARALTDLMRRGNRSGDGTLVAPSAYLEVVATRK comes from the coding sequence ATGACCGATTTGGAGTCGATCAAGCGGCGGCAGCAGCAGGCGTGGGCGGCCGGCGATTTCTCGATCATCGCCACGCAGCAACTTATCGTCGGAGAGCTGCTCTGCGAAGCGGTGGATATCCATCCCGGCCAGCGCGTGCTCGACGTCGCCACCGGGAGCGGAAATACCGCCCTGGCCGCCGCGCGGCGCGGCGGAGAGGTGACCGGCATCGACTTCGTGCCCGCGTTGCTGGAGCGGGGGCGGGAGCGGGCCGTCGCGGAGCGCCTCACGATCACGTTCCAAGAGGGGACCGCAGAAGCATTGGTATTCCCCGACGCGGCGTTCGACACGGTGTTGTCGACCTTCGGGGCGATGTTTGCCCCCGAGCAGGAAAAGGTGGCGCGGGAACTCCTCCGGGTCTGCCGCCCCGGCGGCAAGATCGGTATGGCGAACTGGACGCCCGACGGGCTGATCGGACAAGTGTTCCAAACGCGCGCTCAGTTTGTTCCCGCGTCTCCCGGGATCCGGCCGCCCACCTTGTGGGGGACGATGGAGCGGCTGCGCGAACTCTTCGGCGGCGATGTGGTCTCGCTCCAGGTGACCGAGCGGAGCACCAGGATCCGGCACCGCTCGGTCGAGCGGTGGGCGGAATTCAACCGGAAATACCTCGGCCCGATGGCGACGGCGTTCGACGCCCTCGCGCCGTCGGGGCAAGAGGCGCTCGCGCGCGCATTAACCGATCTGATGCGGCGCGGGAATCGGTCCGGGGACGGGACCCTCGTCGCACCGAGCGCGTATCTCGAAGTCGTGGCCACCCGCAAGTAG
- a CDS encoding VIT family protein, translating into MPGPEGFHAQMREAGRQVFGDIAGDREAQGSGYLLKVVQPALLGLMDGSISTLAPLFATAFATQNPHTAFLVGGAAAIGAAISMGFAEALSDTGKLTGRGHPLIRGTITGIATLIGGLMHTLPFLIAHLGLALVVAYFVVGIELVLIAIIRNRYFGMSFWLSFLQVIVGGGLVFVAGVLIGKS; encoded by the coding sequence ATGCCCGGTCCTGAGGGGTTCCACGCCCAGATGCGCGAGGCCGGCCGCCAGGTCTTCGGCGACATCGCCGGGGACCGCGAGGCGCAGGGGTCGGGATACCTGCTCAAAGTGGTGCAGCCCGCGCTCCTGGGGTTGATGGACGGGTCGATCTCGACGCTCGCACCGCTGTTCGCGACCGCGTTTGCGACGCAGAACCCCCACACCGCGTTTCTGGTCGGCGGCGCGGCGGCGATCGGCGCGGCCATCAGCATGGGGTTCGCCGAAGCGCTGTCCGACACCGGAAAGCTCACCGGCCGTGGGCACCCGTTGATCCGAGGCACGATTACGGGGATCGCGACGCTGATCGGCGGCCTGATGCACACGCTGCCATTCCTGATTGCCCACCTCGGGCTCGCGCTGGTCGTGGCCTACTTCGTGGTCGGGATCGAGCTGGTGTTGATCGCGATTATCCGCAACCGCTATTTCGGCATGAGCTTCTGGCTCTCGTTCCTCCAGGTTATCGTCGGGGGCGGGCTCGTGTTCGTCGCGGGCGTGCTGATCGGTAAGTCCTGA
- a CDS encoding aldolase/citrate lyase family protein: MTTNSFKERVHGGETVLGTILPLPSPEVAEVAGLAGYDFLLLDMEHGPVTVDVLGGLVRACRAVNVVPLARVPEGHPKTILRALDVGCVGVMVPQVDTPEQAAAVVTATKYAPAGTRSLAGATAAALWGKVSMSDHIANSNATTISVLQIETRRGFEAVEAIARVPGVDVLFIGPSDLSQSLGHPGTPTHPDIQAAIRRIIGAGRAAGVPVGILALTPEDVRTYRTLGVTVFVDSLPRVLLRACQGQVHGMREAASGAASPTPAHPR, translated from the coding sequence ATGACCACGAACTCATTCAAGGAGCGGGTCCATGGCGGGGAGACGGTGCTCGGCACCATTCTGCCCCTGCCGTCGCCGGAGGTCGCGGAAGTCGCCGGACTCGCCGGCTATGATTTTCTCCTGCTGGACATGGAGCACGGGCCGGTCACGGTCGATGTCCTGGGGGGATTGGTGCGCGCCTGCCGCGCGGTGAACGTCGTCCCGCTGGCTCGCGTCCCGGAGGGTCACCCGAAGACGATCCTGCGGGCCCTCGACGTCGGCTGCGTGGGGGTGATGGTTCCCCAGGTCGATACCCCCGAGCAGGCCGCGGCGGTCGTGACCGCGACCAAGTACGCTCCGGCTGGGACGCGGTCGTTGGCCGGTGCGACTGCGGCGGCGTTGTGGGGAAAGGTTTCGATGTCGGACCATATTGCCAACAGCAACGCGACCACGATCAGCGTGCTCCAGATCGAGACCCGGCGCGGCTTCGAGGCCGTGGAGGCGATCGCGCGGGTGCCGGGCGTCGACGTGCTGTTCATCGGCCCCTCGGATCTCTCGCAAAGCCTGGGGCATCCGGGGACCCCGACACACCCCGACATCCAGGCGGCGATCCGGCGCATCATCGGGGCCGGCCGCGCCGCGGGGGTCCCGGTCGGCATTCTAGCGCTGACCCCGGAGGATGTGCGGACCTACCGGACGTTGGGGGTGACCGTGTTCGTTGACAGCCTGCCGCGGGTGCTCCTGCGGGCTTGCCAGGGCCAAGTGCACGGCATGCGCGAAGCCGCGAGCGGAGCCGCGTCGCCCACTCCCGCTCACCCCAGGTAA